The genomic stretch AATAAACATGATGACAAAGGGTCTCCTTGCCGGACTCCCCTCGTAGGAATGAATTGATCAGTTGGTTCTCCATTCTAAAGAATCCTCATTCGAGTAGAAGAGACACACTCCATAATAACATCTACCATTAGTTGAGGGAAGCCCATATCCTTGAGGGTATCATATATAAAGCCCCAACGAAGATGATCTTAAGCTTTCTCGAGGTCGATTTTGATAGCCATATAgccttttcttccctttttctttcGCATTATATGAATCGCTTCCTGGAAAATGACTATATTATCCGTTATTTGTCGCCCCGGAACAAACCCACTTTGCGTTTCTGAAATCACGTGTGGTAGAACACGTTTTACTTTATTTGCCAGGGCTTTACTAATGATTTTGTATGCTACATTACATAGGCTGGTCGGGCAGAATTGGGTGATTAATTCTGGGTTATTTACTTTTGGAATAAGGACCAAATGCATGTCGTTGAGTCCCTCGGGCATGCCTTTTCCTTCTAATGCATTTATAACCATGTCACATAAAGAGGAAGAAATAAGATGCCAATTCTTTTGATAAAAAAGGGCTTGAAACCCGTCTGGACCCGGAGTCTTCAGTGATCCCATATGGTTAATAACCTGCTCTATTTCAGCAATAGAGAACGGTTTATTTAGCCACTCCCAATCATCATTATTGAAGTCTTGAAAAGGTTCCAGGGGAGTGTACCATTCGCTATATCTTGTTGCTCGTCCGTATATAGATTCTTGAAGTAAGCAACCACTATTTGCTTTATACCATTTGGGTCATCAACCAGTTCCCCTTCTTCATTTTTTAGAGTGGTAATCcggttcctccatctccttactAGTGTGCTTACATGGAAATATGAGGTATTGCGGTATCCATCCTTAATAAAATCGACTCTTGATTTTTAATACCATAAAAGTTCTTTTTGTGCTAATACTTCATCCAATTCTTTACGCAATTTTGCTTCCAAAATAATCAAATGTCGTTTGCGAGCGATGGATAATTCACGTTGGCAGCCTGATATGCGTGCTAAGAGCTTATTTTTTCGTTTGAAAATATCGCCAAACACTTCCGAATTCCACGTTTGAAGCTTCTGAGAGAGGGAGTCCAGGCGAGATGGGAAATTACCAGTGGAAGGCCAATTATTGTCTAAAAATTCTTGAAATTTTTCATGTGTGAGCCAGCAGGCTTGAAAGCGGAACGGTCTTCTCACTGCGTTAAGAGGGGCAAAGCCATTAGAGGAAATCAGAAGCGGGCAGTGGTCAGACTGAATCGCTGGTAGATGGCGAACCATGGCGTCTTTGAAAATAATACTCCATTCTGAGTTGCATAAAGCTCTGTCAAGCCTCGCACTTTGATGAGTCTCGACTGAATTTCCTCTTACCCATGTGTGAGCAGCACCAGTAAAGGCTAATTCTATAAGATCGCAATTTTCAATCCAATTGTTGAAATTATTACATCTCCTCGCCATGTTGTCATCTCCCCCATGCCTTTCACTGAGTGATCGTGTTTCGTTGAAGTCACCCGCCAATAACCACGGTCTGTTATTGTTCCTAGCAAATTCTTCTAGTTCAACCCATAATTCTCGTCTATTCGAGGGATCCGGGCTGGCATATACTGCAGAAAAGAACCATGGAGGCTCTCCATTCCTTGAGATTTCTAGAGTCATATATTGAAGATGCTCTGTTACTGGTTGTATTGAGACAATATCTGTTTTCCAGTACAACCAGATTCCTCCTCTAAACCCTATTGCGTTAACTCTCGAATGCCCATCATAGCCTAGAATATTGCCGAGTTTGATAGCATGGTCACCATCCATATGAGTTTCAACCAATGCAAGGACAGTTGGTTTATAAGTTTTAACCACATCCTTAATGGCGATTATTTTCTTTTTACTACCTTTTACTACCCGTACCTTGGACATTCCAAACCATGAATGTGATATGGGGTAAATTGGGACACAAATTTGGTATTCTAGTATTCATAAAATCTGGTAAATAATTTAGGGAAGATAGATATGCATTGCTTACAAGTTTAAGAATCCTGTCTGAAGTAAAACTCTCAAGACTCGAAAAtgactcgatttggacagtgaTTTGAACTGTTTAATTGTGATGAAAAGGACTAAAAACCGAACAGAAACTCTGAAaactgcaatcgaacagtcgacaaAACTGTTTGGAACCACGGAATcctgaactctacaatcgaatagagtaaaaggcgtgattgggatatgacttaatccaagcactaagccactagattaagcctgatactgtcgtttctgtaccaaaaataaaatacctaagtactactaacagaagtcagcggtaagtagggtcgatctccacagggaggcggtttactatctacttgtctattctatctgtctaatgtcactaatgggggttttgattatttatATTAAACTAAAGAAGCTAAAGCAAGAGGTAAAGGAATGCAAGGAATTAACAaaaagagaagggaatatgctaggagtcggtctaccgtggcagctgtaCTATCGGGtgtactgaggcgattagactattgataagaagagctatggtcgtcacctttcggtccttaaaccgccctagggtctcctaactaagctttcgccctaattaggtattacctattgtaattaagcaagccttcccttccaatctttcgatccaggtcggggttaactacttttataaattggtctcctgcatgcatacattcaccctaataacaattatattgcctaatacaattcttatcgcaaggctaatctattcaagtcaattataacatgttgctaccacggcttccctcatcctaacatactaaggggatttagctagacatggaaatacgGAAAACTTGAATgaaagaaataagaacaataaacattaaattaaagagagaaggaaagaaagaattactaatttaaaagatccggaaaatgaagaacaaaagtaacagtagccaaagTAACGTAATAGAAGTGTCAGAGTGAGTAAAAAGATTTTTCAATGATGTCCTactcttcctatttataagaaaaatagaatttattaacctaattgacggaatttAAGCTAAAAAGCCTAAcccatcagcgaaaccactcgatcgagtgatttaaaaccactcgatcgagtaactaaagcttaaaccactcgatcgagtgaaataaccactcgatcgagtaaatcaataagttcaactactcgatcgagtagaaaaaggactcgatcgagcaaaattctactcgatcgagtactttccgtCAACagatttcctgctttgcgcactgaacttcaaacggctgccatttcttcgttacttgggcaaacagggtgattccggtggcattggaaatctaaaaggacaaactttcatctccaattggaattacctgaatatctgttgcagaacccgagatatggctctccaaagtaggcactagcaatttgaagttcttcctttgcttgcctagctatctttcttctttgcgcatctcaaaatagctacattcccgctccaaattcactcttcctccaaatgcatgctaaacggacggtaaaaggcttgatttcactacttttgggttcattcctgcaattaggacaaaacaaaccaaagtagcatattcggggcatttcgtagcataaaaccacgataaaagcatagaaatacgtgcataaaataggctaaaaagactatataaaatgcacgtatcaaatctccccaaaccaaacctttactcgtccccgagtaaactaaaatgcaactaatggaacggaaaaagataactcaaagctagctacaaatgcccacttaagccaatttaatgcaagcaaactagcacttatagcaaacagtcaaatgcaaacgagttataggatgtttatgaaagtagctgaaccgtcgaccttgcaagacctttaataatggactctcacgggtcactcttctctcatgaagcaaagggtgaacatatatatatatataagagagaaggaaaaatagtcgctcacctagactacgacccacataaacatgcatgcaactaatatgatagacaattctagctaccaaacatacattccaaccaaacgaggtcatgtcacagccgagagcttacaaaactatggtaaagtgaggcaatgggtaagaaaaggcaaaatatttatgggaatgtggaggtataggtgatcaagctagtacctaaacaaaaccatataacaacatccatttccaactcaattatgaaattagcacaatgcccttcatttggcataaaactcaccaaaccgaactgaaaatactcctcaaatgatatagataaagcataggagtgaaaccgactaacaaacaacatctttttttttctttctttttctatttctattttttttcggtttctctttctttttttttttcgaaatcttttttcatttttcatctctttttttttcttttcacatctttttttcatcaaccttttcatcaattcatcatctttttttcttttctaccaactccaaatcaacagaatacgcgccaaaatttgatacaataaacaatataccgcagaacaatctaaactagcttgacaaggcaggctaaatttgggatgtagttaagggtcaacaggcaaatttggctaatgtggagttaaatgggtaaaaatgaaagaaaaggaaaatgtaagcacctccctgcatgtgacaccaaccactaacccgaatgtatgcaggcaaaaagcaattgaatttcatatatgtgcaaattgatgatacatgatatgcaaggagtatactactcacaatcctacatgaaactggtcacaaatgacaccagtttataaggctctaatccttagaatatgtaagtaggttgccaaaatttcaggtcaagtctattcgttcagctaaattaaacattaactcgtagatatgcaataagacaaagctaaaaagataacaatttaatgcaaggctttaagcaaaaagacacacatagtgcaatttcatcatggaaatcgtccgttccgactcaacctatatgctaaaataaacgtgaattttttgaattttattgatagtttaattttttttggaattttataattttttaagaataaaagacaatgcatacataaattagacgtgataacagaaatgcaataaaaaacaatatgcagacacagataaggatgcataacctccccaaactaaaccgtacaatgcccccattgtaccaaaacatggaaaggaaatgcaaactgaaagagaaagagagtaaatgcggaaaaactcacaagatacgcaaataaagggacctccccaaaccgaccatgaacatgggaggtcactaatagctccgaaataTCGTCACAAGAAGCGAagtcaagcaatgggcgtccaaaacagctcgatcgagaggaaaagtggtcgatcgagtaattatagtggtcgatcgagtaaacaaattttttttttttttactcgatcgagtagaaagttactcggtcgagtaactcgtctttctgcagcttaaggatcgagtagaattcctgcaaagacgcaatgaaaaacagcctgCAACTAACtaagcaagcatactgatataggtttatggtacgaagaccatttattacaactgaaataaaataagaaattaaaaacAAATCTTCGGGTTGCcttccgggtagcgctagcttcagacaggtcccagctcgacctttttttcttcgagcctctctaaacagtcataatcaaaacagctcaaagcgcgcagcattaaatcgtacatctgcgcatgtgctacacagaaatgtaagtagcaccaaagtggaatatagaaataggaaataaatttaaacaaccgtttaagtctaacaaatttcctatgtgagctcctaaatttatccacaaaataaaggagcgcgggagcaatagacgatatattagggtcccgattcagattagcaattttgagatgacatgtacggtgaaaattcgttaatttatatgtccacatggaggggggtatagcattaaaagaaatagcgcgagtcaaacgaggcaatatactattaaaacaaacaataataaaattatcgtttactacctcaggttggttgctctcaacaatGGAATCACTCACcaaagaatgtaatacctcatccgtgctaggagcaaataccgactcagctgtcctttcgtcgccctcagtggaattcgtcccgtaaatctcagcctcaagtgcatctaacTCGGTTTTGAATCAGGgggattcaccgtaaccgttatcatcgtcaaaatcgtcatctaaatcaaactcacatgacgaatcatagctcccaatggccaactcactcgatcgagtagaattattactcgatcgagcactttcctcttgattttcactcgatcgagtgatttgaactactcgatcgactgattcttctgaaatttcactcgatcgactaatataagtcactcgatcgagtgatatttcctggacagggctgaaatcttcgcgtaaggcattgaaatatgatagaaactcgtcatccgagtcatagaggtcatcctcagcattgggcaacacggtttcctcagaggaaaaaccgctctcagcaaggtaaacctcttcttcttgcatctcggctgctaactgagcaatgtcagtttcgagcttaTCAATGCGCGCGAAAAATCGTCTATCATAATCTTGCCTCGCTCgcatttgagatgcaagtgtctccaataaagatttcagctccgcaatctcttcttcttgtatatcaggaggatcttgttgcggtggccattgatagggtggatgtcgcggcacaactacagctgcttgactagctcgactgcgctgcttgaacgcgtaaacttcgtcattctctgccaaacaaaaaactgcatcatgcccagcagcaccatatctcccgcagtaaatcacctgttgtgccatataatggggcataggtgacgggtcaaaggtactcaagccttccctttgacgatctttcacctagaactgtctaggtagtacctgtgaggcctatcaaaacaacactaaaggaaaaagattaaaacggcctcaagggaaaaatcccctgaggctaaaaacagataaaatgaaacaaataaataaatagctgcctccccggcaacggcgccaaaatttgatactgccgtttctgtaccaaaaataaaatacctaagtactactaacagaagtcagcggtaagtagggtcgatctccacagggaggcggtttactatctacttgtctattctatctgtctaatgtcactaatgggggttttgattatttatATTAAACTAAAGAAGCTAAAGCAAGAGGTAAAGGAATGCAAGGAATTAACAaaaagagaagggaatatgctaggagtcggtctaccgtggcagctgtaCTATCGGGTGTACTGAgtcgattagactattgataagaagagctatggtcgtcacctttcggtccttaaaccaccctagggtctcctaacttagctttcgccctaattaggtattacctattgtaattaagcaagccttcccttccaatctttcgatccagatcggggttaactacttttataaattggtctcctgcatgcatacattcaccctaataacaattatattgcctaatacaattcttatcgcaaggctaatctattcaagtcaattataacatgttgctaccacggcttccctcatcctaacatactaaggggatttagctagacatggaaatacgGAAAACTTGAATgaaagaaataagaacaataaacattaaattaaagagagaaggaaagaaagaattactaatttaaaagatccagaaaatgaagaacaaaagtaacagtagccaaagTAACGTAATAGAAGTGTCAGAGTGAGTAAAAAGAGTTTTCAATGATGTCCTactcttcctatttataagaaaaatagaatttattaacctaattgacggaatttaagctaaaaagcccaacccatcagcgaaaccactcgatcgagtgatttaaaaccactcgatcgagtaactaaagcttaaaccactcgatcgagtgaaataaccactcgatcgagtaaatcaataagttcaactactcgatcgaatagaaaaaggactcgatcgagcaaaattctactcgatcgagtactttccagaaacagtttcctgctttgcgcactgaacttcaaacggctgtcatttcttcgttacttgggcaaacagggtgattccggtggcattggaaatctaaaaggacaaactttcatctccaattggaattacctgaatatctgttgcagaacccgagatatggctctccaaagtaggcactagcaatttgaagttcttcctttgcttgcctagctatctttcttctttgcgcatctcaaaatagctacattcccgcttcaaattcactcttcctccaaatgcatgctaaacggacggtaaaaggcttgatttcactacttttgggttcattcctgcaattaggacaaaacaaaccaaagtagcatattcggggcatttcgtagcataaaaccacgataaaagcatagaaatacgtgcataaaataggctaaaaagactatataaaatgcacgtatcaaagccTAAGGGAAATTTCAAACACTAAGCAAAGAAATTACCCAAAtctcaagcactaagcaaagaggaCTATTCAAGTACTCAGCAAAGAAtaggttttgatgaagaaaacactTGGTTTCTTACTCATTCTTTAATTCACTCAATCTGATTTTTACATGAGGAAAagccttgcttttataggccaAGCAAAAGCATCCTAGTCATCCATCTAACCTAGGATCTAAGGGCTTACATTAGTATTTTAACAAGACAATACATAACAGCTACAAAGCCTTACAATTCTTAAAATAAAAGGCTAAAAACAAAGACATAGAAAAGGAGTGGTCACAAATGGTCAAGCTTCCTTGTTTGCTAGCTTTATTTATGGATCTTGTGGACATATTTTGTGGCTGCCAAGAGGTTAGTCCAAGAGTAGGAAGAGACCCAAATAACAGGCAAAAGGTGTCATGAAGCTTGCTTGATCAAAAGGGGAAGGTTGAAAGCGACATTCAACACAATACTCAAAGCTACTCCAAACCGGGGACCCTCTTGTGCTCAGTTTTGATTCTTCAATTAATGCTTGGTAGGTACCTTATTGAGATTAAGTTCCTTACTCAAAATGTCTTAAACTCATCATAGAAGGGTATAGAGTCATAAAATAGCACATCTTGTTAGACGTATTTGGAGTTGGACCTTGAATTGTGAGGATGTCCAAAACCGGGCTTGACAGCAGTCTCAGGAAACCAGGTGCATCTTGTAGAGGGCATATCTCATAGCTCACATTGCATTTAAGGGCTCATGATAGCTAAATGGAAAGCTaaatgagttagctttcatatctAAAAGGAATCAACCTTAATCATTGAGGAAATCTTGATATATTGAACCTTTAGTGCACATAGGTCATGGGCTGTTCCGAAATGCGTAGTCTGTTTGCATCGACCATAACTCAAGATATAAAATAGCTATGATGGTAATTCCAAATCCCTGATTTAGATAAGACCTTAAGCTTTCCAATGGCATAGTAATCATATGACTTGAACCGTTAAAACTTGAGATATAAAGATTGGAAGTCAGGCCTGCTGGAATAatacttcaaaaagcgatgaatCACTTTAAATTGTTAACCattccttggactgtttcttttggccttaaaatGAATCAAAAATTAAACAATATtgtttcaaaaaataaaaatgaaacaaTTTTGTTTCACTGTCAATACTCCATGGTATCGACATCTCCATTGCTAGACTCGAAGGTTCGTCCTTCACTAGGTTGATCTTGACCGCCATTACTGGGCATTCCGATATCATCACTACCAAGTAAGGAGCTTCCATCCTTCCGCACTTAAAGCATATCATCTTCAAGCCTTCGTACTGGATTGTATACACCTTCCCATATAATCGAAATTTCGACAGTAATGGCATTAATATGTCCACCTCGACACTCATACGAGTGAATTGACCACGTTCAGCAGCAGCTGTGTTTTTATCAACTCTGATCACCTTACCTATCTTAGACCCAATCTTCCTCAGAAAAGTCTCATTAAAGTATTCGACGGGGAGATTTGGTATTCGAACCCACGCTATCAAATATTTGATTCGATCTTCGGATGGTACAAAATTAGGCACCCATTTCCTAATAGTTAAATAGTGGCCATCAATCATCCACGGCCCTTGAGTAATGACGAACTCGTAATCCTCTTTCGATGAAAAACGAGCCACATAGTATGAGTTAGTAAGATCAGCCGGGGTTAATTTACCCATAATCGACCACTTTGCTTGTAACTTTCTCATCAATGCGAGGTAACCAATATTCTTGTCGAACATTTTAATAATAAGAGAGTGCCTACACGGCTTTCGTAGGATAGCCTTCTCCATCTTGGTAAGGCAGGTCCGAGGGCATAGACGGTCTTCGTCATCCTCACTATCCTCTACATCATCCTCTGATTCCATGTCCAAATCGTCTATGGATACTTCATTTGCAGAGAATGAAGTCCCAAAGCCTTGAACTTTATCCTTATATGACAAAATTGATAGTGCATGGTCCTGTTGAGTAGGCTGAGTTGAGAGATTGGAGGGATCTTCAACTGAATTAGGGTTTAATTGAGAGTTAGCTACAAACTCATTAAGGTGCATCGTTTTCCTCTTAGCATTTTTGGCTAAAGGTGGATATTGAGTATTGGGGTTGATGGGGATAGTGTCATTATTTTGAGGATGAGTAGTGGGAGGATGGTCGGTCTCCGGCGGGAGACCAGTACTAGGCTTGAGCATTCAAAGAGagaattttttagagagagatttTTTAGATATGAGGGGAAGTGAAATGGTGAAAATCTTGCCCAAAATCTTGCCATTATCAGTTGTACTGCATCTCCCTTACCCAAATTCTCCCAATCTCTCATATCCCTTTCTTTATCCTCCCACCTTCTGCATCATGACCCACAACAATCAAGCCCCATCATTCCTCTCCTAATCATCACGACTTCATCTTCAAACACCATTGGTATAAACTATTTTTGGATGAAAAAATGCCTACTCAATTAATTGGAATAATCGTCCAAATATTAAGTATTTGATTTGATTGACAACATGAGAAAATGGAAATAGAAATCTCAAGGGTAGTGTTTAAGAAAGCATATGTAATTATTAATTCATTTTCAGGCTGAATTTGTGAGTTGTCTTACTACTCTCGTCTTGGTCGGTGCTCTAACTTCGTTTCGATCTCAGTTCAAACCACCACTACCGTCACCGCCACAAATCAACCACAACCATTCGAGAACCCTAACCCACTTCTCTCAATCAATTCAAGGTGCGAGAATAGCGATTGAATTGAAAGTGGAGAGCAATTTGAGTTGTTTGTGATGTGAAGTATCAGGGGAAAAGGCAGTTAaagaaaatatattaaaataaCAGTGGAAAAGAGGTGGTTGACTGCTGTGATTTGCTTCAA from Silene latifolia isolate original U9 population chromosome 5, ASM4854445v1, whole genome shotgun sequence encodes the following:
- the LOC141655485 gene encoding uncharacterized protein LOC141655485; this encodes MSKVRVVKGSKKKIIAIKDVVKTYKPTVLALVETHMDGDHAIKLGNILGYDGHSRVNAIGFRGGIWLYWKTDIVSIQPVTEHLQYMTLEISRNGEPPWFFSAVYASPDPSNRRELWVELEEFARNNNRPWLLAGDFNETRSLSERHGGDDNMARRCNNFNNWIENCDLIELAFTGAAHTWVRGNSVETHQSARLDRALCNSEWSIIFKDAMVRHLPAIQSDHCPLLISSNGFAPLNAVRRPFRFQACWLTHEKFQEFLDNNWPSTGNFPSRLDSLSQKLQTWNSEVFGDIFKRKNKLLARISGCQRELSIARKRHLIILEAKLRKELDEVLAQKELLWY